The genomic stretch TCCACGCTGGCAACAAAGCCTTGCCACACCTTGTGCCGAATGGCCGCGTTGTCAGTGCCAGTGCATTACAGGTGCCGCCCAGCCCGTTCAATAACGCCGAAGTAACCAGTCATGCACTGAGTGAAAAAGAAATTGAAGAAATCATCATGGCATTCGGCGAAGCGACTCGCCGCGCCATTGAAGCAGGCTTTGATGGTATCGAACTGCATGGTGCTCATGGCTTTCTCATCCAGAATTTCTTCTCGCCCATGTTTAACCAGCGTAATGATGAATGGGGTGGCTCACTCGAAAACCGTATACGTTTCCCCTTAGCCGTGGTGCGTGAAGCACAACGGGTCATCGCCGAACACGCCAAGCGACCGTTCTTGCTTGGCTACCGCATATCACCAGAAGAGGCTGATGAGGGTGCCCTGCGTATTAATGATAGTTACGTGCTTATTGACCGGCTGATTGAAGCTGGCATCGATTATCTCCATGCGTCACTCTTTGACATTCCGAATGCCAGACCTGCTGACTATAGCGGTGAGCGTACGACCGCTGAGCTGCTCGTTGAACACGTAGCTGACCGCATTCCATTAATGGCGGCCGGCCTTATCCGAACGCCCAGCGACGCCGAGAAAGCGTTGAACACAGGACTGTCACTGGTCGCGGTTGGACAAGGTCTGGTGATGAATCCAACATGGGTCGAACTCGCGGGTGAAGGCCGGGAAGCAGAAATTGCCACTGCCCTTGATGCCGAGCGCGTGCCGTTACTGGCGATCCCCGACAAATTGTGGGGCGCCATCCAGGTGGCGAAGGGGTGGTTCCCAGTCGTTGGGACAACACCGCCTACCGCTTGATGATTCGTTGATGAAAAGGGCACTCAGTCGGCCCACATCCCACTACCTGCGATCCCTTTTTTTAGTGCCCGACCGCCTTAGCGGGTCGGGCTGTTGGCTATTGATTTTGCGGTATCTGCACTGAAAGTGACCTTGGCTTCCTGCGCATCTGAGACCACCATCCAGCCTTCACTCAATTGAAATCATTACAATACTTGTTGAGAGGGCATCCCCTATTTCTTTATTGCACCTTCTTTATTTCGCCGACAAGGACATCTTACGTCCGCCGTTCATGTGGCTGCCCCATTGCCGGTATGTCACCACTCTCGGTCATTCTGCTGGCGCTCCTGGTTTTTTAGCAGCGAGCCAGTCAAACGCACTTGCGCGCCATTCTGCTACGGCATACTCACGAGAAGCCCGTTGCGGTACTGCCGGGAAATCCGTTTCGGAGGCCGCAAACAAGACGGCTCCATTCATGGAGACCAGAAACACGACAATGCCGACCACGGAGAAAGCGTGCCGGAGGGGATGCTGGCGTACTGACCTGACGCGTAAGTTCAAGCTCGCTCCTCGTCGCCATAAGCCGTGTTTCCGGTTCTTTTGAAGAGCGCTTAGCGCGGCATCAGATAGATCGGCAACTCGGCCGACAAGCCGCTATGCACCTGCTGGGTGAGCTCGTCAGCGAGCGCTTCTTCGGCACCCGCTTCCAGTGCATTGAGCGCGTATTCCACGATCGCCTCGGGCGTCGATTTCTGGGCATCAAGACCCTTCGTGAGATCGGTATCGACGAACCCCATGTGCAAAGACATCACCTGCGTTCCTTGCTCCCGCAATTCGTTACGCAAGCCGTTGCTCAGGCTCCAGACGGCGGCTTTGGACGTCGCATAGGTCGCTAACATGGGAAAGCTCAGCCAACTACCGATAGATGCCACATTGAGCAGTGCGCCGCCACCATTGCGTGCCAGCGTCGGCGCAAACGCGCGGCTTACGCGCAACACCCCGAAAACATTTGTTTCGAAGTGGCGCCGAAGGAGGGCTTCGGCATCATCGGCAAGAAAACCGCCGATGGCCGCAATGCCCGCGTTATTGACGACGATATTCACGTCGTCGGCCAAACGCGCGGCAGACTCAACATCGCTGACCGAGGTCACGTCGAGTTTCAGTGGTTCAACACCCGGTAAGGTGATGCTCGAGGGATCGCGCGCGCCCGCATAAACCTTACGAGCGCCGCGAGCCAGGAAAGCCTTTGTGAAGGCAAGCCCGATGCCTCGGTTGGCGCCCGTGACGAGAACAGTAGCGTCAGCAATTTTCATACAATACCTCCAGTATGATGGTCATCATATTTTTAGGTGAAAAGAGACCGCCGCTGATATCCTGGCAGGCTCAATTAGGGTAAAAAGGTTCAAACTGCGTAATAAGCTGCTCGCTGGTTCGCGCTAGCAGATCACGACCACGCTGGCCGCCGAATACTCGCGCCAGTTGTAATGCACCGACCATCATGGCTGCAGCGTCTTCTGCTCGGGCCGGATCGGCACTCTGTGGCAGTGTTGAGCGCACCAGCTCTACCAACGCATTTACATTACGGCGCGCTTCGTTGAGCACGGCATCGCTCATACGGGGCATTTCAGACGCCAACGCGGCGACGACGCAACCACACTCGATTTGCTCCAGATGACTTTCGTGCAAGTAGGAATGCACCAGCGCCGCAAAATGGCCTTCCCCACATGCCATGCGACGTGCAGTCGCCGCCTTGATTGCGGTTGAACTGTCGATCCAGGCGCGCTGTATAGCCTCAACCACAAGCGCATCCCGTGACTCGAAATGCGCATAGAAACCGCCATGCGTGAGGCCGGCTTCCTTCATCATATCGGCAACGCCGACGCCGTTAGTGCCGGCGCGCCGTATCGCGCGCGATGCGACGTCGACGATGCGCTCGTGGGTGATTTGTTTGCGTGTGAATTTATTTAACATGATGATCATCATATTACGATCATCATAAAAACGTGTCAAATACGAAATCCCATATATACCCCAAATAATTCGAGTTGCAGGAAGGCGGCAAGAGAGTGAATCCCGATGAGCTTACTCAAGTAAGTGATTCGGGTGAACGAACGCAGCCAACGCACCTGCAACTTGAAGTATGACGGGTATAGTTATTGTCTTTCCGCTAAAACGGCATATACAGTATCGACACGATAGCGTGGTCACCGGCAGAAGGAACAATCCGCCGTCGTAGACGCCGCCTACCGTGCGCCCAGGCCGGGCGATTACACGTCAGTTTACTCCACTCGATCATCCAAGGAACGACAGTGACTCCCCCACAGCATAAACGCCCCAAACGCCTCTGGGCCGCTGCGATCATGAACATCGCAGTCGGTCTTATCAGCCTGTTCGCGCTGGTTTTCCTGACCGTCTCCGTACAAACTGCGGGTGCCATCAAACTCGCCCCGAGTACGGCCGTTTTCGCCGTCTCCAGCGCTGTATTTTTGATCCTGGCTTCTGTGCTGGTGCTGCGAGGGAAACCACGTGGTCGCTGGTTGATGCTATTCGCCGCAATCCTGTTTTATGGCAGCGTTCTGCTTCAAAACGCCTACCTGCTGAATCAAGCTGATGGCGGTTTGCTGCCGGCCGAGAAGCTAACGGCTGCGGCCGTGCGCAGTGCTCTTGAAATCGCCATCAATCTATGGGCGTTGCTGAGCGCCAAAACGCGCCGCTACTTCACCGACCCGGATACCCCATGACGTCACCACCATCAAGCAATCTCTCCCGCCGTTTTGATAAATCTGACCCCAACGGTTGTCGCCTTGTATCGGTACGGCCATATACCGATGATAAAATCATAATGGTGGTGGATAGACGGTATAAACGGGGTTGAAGTATGAGAGGCTACTTTATACATATTCATTACAGCGATTATTGATTAGTGTTTCTCATACTTAAACTAAAGGTAACCTAGACATGCGGCTTCGTAGCCCGAAGGATGTGAACAGCCAGTCTTGTTTATCAGGGAAAAGGAACCATCGCGGTGCTTTCAGAAGAAAATAATTTAGAAAAAATATTACGGCGGGCGGCGGACGAGCCAGCGCACCGCCCCGAATTTTACCAAGAACTGATGGAATCCCAGGTTTTTCTGCTAGGTTCCACCGACGAGGCCGCACAGAACGGCGAAGTGAACCTGAAGGCCGGCGACAAAATTCAGATACAGCATTGGGAAAAGCCGGGCGGCGCTCCCGTTGTTCCTTTTTTCTCATCGCTAGACGCCTTACAGCGTTCGATTCAGAGCGAGGAATCCTATCTGGCTTTGCCTGCACGCACCCTGTTTGAAATCACGCGGGGGGCAACATTATTTCTCAACCCCAAATCGGATTACGGCAAAGAGTTTCTGCCTCACGAAGTGGAGCAGTTGCTTGCCGGCGGATTAAGTCGGGAGCCTGAACAAC from Dickeya zeae NCPPB 2538 encodes the following:
- a CDS encoding NADH-dependent flavin oxidoreductase, with protein sequence MTSTQSRLLQPFAFKNGLTLRNHVVMAPMTTWSANPDGTISDQEVAYYRARVNGVGMVVTGCTHVTPDGIGFTDEFASYDDRFIPSLRRLAQAAKSGGAPAILQIFHAGNKALPHLVPNGRVVSASALQVPPSPFNNAEVTSHALSEKEIEEIIMAFGEATRRAIEAGFDGIELHGAHGFLIQNFFSPMFNQRNDEWGGSLENRIRFPLAVVREAQRVIAEHAKRPFLLGYRISPEEADEGALRINDSYVLIDRLIEAGIDYLHASLFDIPNARPADYSGERTTAELLVEHVADRIPLMAAGLIRTPSDAEKALNTGLSLVAVGQGLVMNPTWVELAGEGREAEIATALDAERVPLLAIPDKLWGAIQVAKGWFPVVGTTPPTA
- a CDS encoding SDR family oxidoreductase yields the protein MKIADATVLVTGANRGIGLAFTKAFLARGARKVYAGARDPSSITLPGVEPLKLDVTSVSDVESAARLADDVNIVVNNAGIAAIGGFLADDAEALLRRHFETNVFGVLRVSRAFAPTLARNGGGALLNVASIGSWLSFPMLATYATSKAAVWSLSNGLRNELREQGTQVMSLHMGFVDTDLTKGLDAQKSTPEAIVEYALNALEAGAEEALADELTQQVHSGLSAELPIYLMPR
- a CDS encoding TetR/AcrR family transcriptional regulator, which produces MMIIMLNKFTRKQITHERIVDVASRAIRRAGTNGVGVADMMKEAGLTHGGFYAHFESRDALVVEAIQRAWIDSSTAIKAATARRMACGEGHFAALVHSYLHESHLEQIECGCVVAALASEMPRMSDAVLNEARRNVNALVELVRSTLPQSADPARAEDAAAMMVGALQLARVFGGQRGRDLLARTSEQLITQFEPFYPN
- the sseB gene encoding enhanced serine sensitivity protein SseB; its protein translation is MLSEENNLEKILRRAADEPAHRPEFYQELMESQVFLLGSTDEAAQNGEVNLKAGDKIQIQHWEKPGGAPVVPFFSSLDALQRSIQSEESYLALPARTLFEITRGATLFLNPKSDYGKEFLPHEVEQLLAGGLSREPEQRVVEKDTRVLLGQPAHYPDNMVASLTLLLAKHGNVNKAYLALMHNPSLDEKPHLIIGIDADGDGEKVMKEAGNVAGDTAPDGEPVDVYRVNKRDDGLSQYFISQTTPFYQRTWRTRLKAWWGRSKS